In Clostridia bacterium, the following are encoded in one genomic region:
- a CDS encoding YheC/YheD family protein: MSRERSDALPLVVDPTLPPATCIWDPDAAGEAGRAALASPPPALRLGDWRRAARAVARPGSGQVRVDPATASAFGLPPDATGRDAFSFYVRLDRDAIRLGPVIGLFLGDGVVEDPESLLAWQAFCLSHVTAPGLVYAFTLADVRVDPVAAGAADDGGAEDAARVVGRLWDGTRFREPAPLPRPDVIWKRGEAPLGAQPALRRLCRGRLFNERLSWSKAEVQAVLGGSPHIPEAFHVRLADPTLPAEAAAVEAFLQRGAAYLKPVYGSQGAGVARVDRSDRGCRLRLDGVAVEAPLPDALIQYRDRAPSPAGYLVQRAIEQPVPGVPADLRVMVQRGRDGRLRCTGTWARLAEPGRVVSNRSAGGRLVEPRALMRALGFAVDADRLLAAIARGAVHMTRRLERAFGRIAEVGLDVMVDRTGEWWVLEANPRPGQMIFAMADPPAFRRMIRAPLDYAATLAGF, encoded by the coding sequence ATGAGCCGGGAGCGCTCCGACGCCCTGCCGCTCGTGGTCGACCCCACGCTGCCGCCCGCCACCTGCATCTGGGATCCGGACGCGGCAGGGGAGGCAGGGCGGGCGGCCCTTGCGTCCCCTCCGCCCGCGCTGCGACTCGGCGACTGGCGCCGTGCGGCGCGCGCCGTCGCGCGTCCCGGGAGCGGGCAGGTGCGGGTCGATCCCGCGACGGCGTCCGCGTTCGGACTTCCGCCGGACGCGACCGGGCGTGACGCGTTCTCCTTCTACGTGCGGCTCGACCGGGACGCGATCCGCCTCGGCCCGGTGATCGGCCTCTTTCTCGGCGACGGCGTCGTCGAGGACCCCGAGAGCCTGCTCGCGTGGCAAGCCTTCTGCCTGTCGCACGTGACGGCGCCCGGCCTCGTGTATGCGTTCACGCTGGCGGATGTCCGGGTCGATCCGGTCGCAGCCGGAGCTGCCGACGATGGCGGCGCGGAGGATGCCGCCCGCGTGGTCGGCCGCCTCTGGGACGGCACGCGCTTCCGCGAACCGGCGCCGCTTCCGCGGCCGGACGTCATCTGGAAGCGCGGCGAAGCGCCGCTGGGAGCGCAACCGGCGCTCCGCCGCCTGTGCCGGGGCCGGCTGTTCAACGAGCGGCTCTCCTGGAGCAAGGCGGAAGTGCAAGCGGTGCTGGGCGGCTCGCCGCACATCCCCGAAGCCTTCCACGTACGGCTGGCGGACCCGACGCTGCCCGCGGAGGCGGCTGCCGTGGAGGCCTTCCTCCAGCGCGGCGCCGCCTACCTCAAGCCGGTGTACGGCAGCCAGGGCGCCGGCGTCGCCCGGGTCGACCGATCGGACCGGGGGTGCCGGTTGCGTCTGGACGGCGTCGCGGTCGAGGCGCCGCTCCCCGACGCGCTGATCCAGTATCGCGACCGCGCGCCGTCGCCGGCCGGGTACCTCGTCCAGCGGGCGATCGAGCAACCGGTGCCGGGCGTGCCCGCGGACCTGCGCGTCATGGTGCAGCGCGGCCGCGACGGCCGGCTGCGGTGCACCGGCACGTGGGCCCGCCTCGCCGAGCCCGGCCGCGTGGTGAGCAACCGCTCGGCCGGCGGGCGGCTCGTCGAGCCCCGGGCCCTGATGCGGGCGCTCGGCTTCGCCGTCGACGCGGACCGCCTCCTGGCCGCGATCGCCCGGGGCGCCGTGCACATGACCAGGCGGCTGGAGCGCGCCTTCGGCCGCATCGCGGAGGTCGGCCTCGACGTGATGGTCGACCGCACGGGAGAGTGGTGGGTCCTGGAAGCGAACCCGCGGCCCGGACAGATGATCTTCGCGATGGCGGACCCGCCGGCGTTCCGGCGCATGATCCGCGCGCCGCTGGACTACGCGGCCACGCTCGCCGGCTTCTGA